The Agromyces sp. LHK192 genome includes a window with the following:
- the priA gene encoding bifunctional 1-(5-phosphoribosyl)-5-((5-phosphoribosylamino)methylideneamino)imidazole-4-carboxamide isomerase/phosphoribosylanthranilate isomerase PriA, translated as MSEFNKTPRLVLLPAVDVAGGKAVRLTKGEAGTETNYGDPVDAAADWADQGAEWIHLVDLDAAFGRGSNAGILKKVIRQVRGVNVELSGGIRDDASLEHALEIGAKRINLGTAALENPEWAASVIAQYGEAIAVGLDVRGTTLAARGWTKDGGDLWQVMDRLEEAGAARYVVTDVTKDGTLQGPNLDLLRQITERTRRPVVASGGVSSLDDIAALRELVPLGVEGAIVGKALYAGAFTLPEALDVASH; from the coding sequence ATGAGTGAGTTCAACAAGACCCCCCGGCTGGTGCTGCTGCCGGCCGTCGACGTCGCAGGCGGCAAGGCCGTCCGGCTGACGAAGGGGGAGGCCGGAACCGAGACGAACTACGGCGACCCGGTCGACGCAGCCGCCGACTGGGCCGACCAGGGCGCGGAGTGGATCCACCTCGTCGACCTCGACGCCGCCTTCGGCCGCGGTTCGAACGCCGGCATCCTGAAGAAGGTCATCCGCCAGGTGCGCGGCGTGAACGTCGAACTGTCCGGCGGCATCCGCGACGACGCCTCCCTCGAGCACGCGCTCGAGATCGGCGCGAAGCGCATCAACCTCGGCACCGCCGCGCTCGAGAACCCGGAGTGGGCGGCATCCGTCATCGCCCAGTACGGCGAGGCCATCGCCGTGGGGCTCGATGTGCGTGGCACCACGCTCGCCGCCCGCGGTTGGACCAAGGACGGCGGCGACCTCTGGCAGGTCATGGACCGCCTCGAGGAGGCGGGGGCCGCCCGGTACGTCGTCACGGACGTGACGAAGGACGGCACGCTGCAGGGCCCCAACCTCGACCTGCTGCGCCAGATCACCGAGCGCACCCGCCGGCCCGTCGTCGCGTCCGGCGGCGTGTCGAGCCTCGACGACATCGCCGCCCTTCGCGAACTCGTGCCGCTGGGCGTCGAGGGTGCGATCGTCGGCAAGGCGCTGTACGCGGGAGCGTTCACGCTGCCCGAGGCGCTGGATGTCGCCTCGCACTGA
- a CDS encoding histidinol-phosphate transaminase produces MTSLDDLPIRDDLRGQMPYGAPQKVVPVALNVNENTHPIPEAVAHDIVSRVASAILGLNRYPDREFTELRAAFARYLGHGLAPEQVWAANGSNEVLQHVLQAFGGPGRSALGFAPTYSMYSLLSAGTGTAWIDAPRDADFELTPETAVAAIRKHDPDIVLLCAPNNPTGTPASLATVEAVVDAARGIVVVDEAYFEFADPGTPSALSLLPGRPRLLVSRTMSKAFAFAGARVGYLAGDPAAIDALRLVRLPYHLSALTQAAALGALAHADQMLAMVDEIRGQRERIVVELGALGFRPYRSGANFVLFGGVDDPRAVFEGLLARGILIREIGIDGCLRVTAGTEAETTAFLEAIALFAPNRMTA; encoded by the coding sequence GTGACGAGTCTCGACGATCTCCCCATCCGAGACGACCTTCGCGGTCAGATGCCCTACGGGGCACCGCAGAAGGTCGTGCCCGTGGCGTTGAACGTGAACGAGAACACGCATCCCATCCCGGAGGCGGTCGCGCACGACATCGTGTCGCGCGTCGCGTCGGCGATCCTCGGACTCAACCGGTACCCCGACCGCGAGTTCACCGAACTGCGCGCTGCATTCGCCCGGTACCTCGGACACGGCCTCGCGCCCGAACAGGTCTGGGCCGCGAACGGGTCGAACGAGGTGCTCCAGCACGTGCTGCAGGCCTTCGGCGGTCCCGGTCGAAGCGCCCTCGGCTTCGCGCCGACGTACTCGATGTACTCGCTGCTGTCGGCCGGCACCGGAACCGCGTGGATCGACGCGCCGCGAGACGCCGACTTCGAGCTGACGCCCGAGACCGCCGTGGCGGCGATCCGGAAGCACGACCCCGACATCGTGCTGCTCTGCGCACCGAACAACCCGACCGGCACCCCGGCGTCGCTCGCGACGGTCGAGGCCGTCGTCGACGCCGCGCGGGGCATCGTCGTGGTCGACGAGGCGTACTTCGAGTTCGCCGATCCCGGCACGCCGAGCGCGCTCAGCCTGCTGCCGGGCCGGCCGAGACTGCTCGTGTCGCGGACCATGAGCAAGGCGTTCGCCTTCGCGGGCGCGCGGGTCGGCTACCTGGCCGGCGACCCGGCGGCGATCGACGCGCTCCGGCTCGTGCGGCTCCCGTACCATCTGTCGGCCCTGACGCAGGCGGCCGCGCTCGGCGCGCTCGCGCACGCCGACCAGATGCTGGCGATGGTCGACGAGATCCGCGGGCAACGCGAGCGCATCGTCGTCGAACTCGGCGCGCTCGGCTTCCGGCCCTACCGCAGCGGCGCGAACTTCGTGCTCTTCGGCGGCGTCGACGACCCGCGCGCGGTGTTCGAGGGACTGCTCGCGCGCGGCATCCTCATCCGCGAGATCGGCATCGACGGATGCCTCCGCGTCACGGCCGGCACCGAGGCGGAGACCACGGCCTTCCTCGAGGCGATCGCCCTCTTCGCGCCGAATAGGATGACGGCATGA
- the hflX gene encoding GTPase HflX produces MNDATHETADDAVDRVLRNAESRAGISRFGAADATSIQKQEADASPWGDSGDGEQFDREERAALRRVAGLSTELEDVTEVEYRQLRLENVVLIGVYAQGSLDDAENSLRELAALAETAGARVLDGVLQRRPHPDPSTYLGRGKVEELRHIVASLGADTVVADSELAPSQRRALEDQVKVKVIDRTAVILDIFSQHAKSREGKAQVELAQLEYLLPRLRGWGESMSRQAGGQVGSAGAGMGSRGPGETKIELDRRRIHSRMAKLRRQIAGMKPAREAKRANRKRNAVPSVAIAGYTNAGKSSLLNRMTGAGLLVENALFATLDATVRRNTTADGRVYTLADTVGFVRNLPHQLVEAFRSTLEEVGESDLIVHVVDGAHPDPAGQIATVRDVIGEVGARDIPELVVFNKADLLTEEDRLVLRGLEPDAMFASARTGEGVAEVLAAIGRMIPDPAVEIDLLVPYDRGDVVSALHESGRVLSVEYVEDGTRIRAMASPEQAAQLAGFATSPQSAAVESAAVESAAVESAAVESA; encoded by the coding sequence ATGAACGACGCTACGCACGAGACCGCCGACGACGCCGTGGACCGCGTGCTGCGCAACGCCGAGAGCCGAGCCGGCATCTCGCGGTTCGGCGCGGCCGACGCCACCAGCATCCAGAAGCAGGAGGCGGATGCCTCGCCCTGGGGCGATTCCGGCGACGGCGAGCAGTTCGACCGCGAGGAGCGGGCCGCGCTGCGTCGTGTCGCGGGGCTCTCGACCGAGCTCGAGGACGTCACCGAGGTCGAGTACCGACAGCTGCGGCTGGAGAACGTGGTGCTCATCGGCGTCTACGCGCAGGGGTCGCTCGATGACGCCGAGAACTCGCTCCGCGAGCTCGCGGCGCTGGCCGAGACGGCGGGAGCCCGGGTGCTCGACGGCGTACTGCAGCGTCGGCCGCACCCCGACCCGTCGACCTACCTCGGCCGCGGCAAGGTCGAAGAGCTCCGCCACATCGTCGCGTCGCTGGGCGCCGACACCGTCGTGGCCGACTCCGAACTGGCGCCGAGCCAGCGTCGTGCGCTCGAAGACCAGGTCAAGGTGAAGGTGATCGACCGCACGGCGGTGATCCTCGACATCTTCAGCCAGCACGCGAAGAGCCGCGAGGGCAAGGCGCAGGTCGAGCTCGCGCAGCTCGAGTACCTGCTGCCGCGACTGCGCGGCTGGGGTGAGTCGATGTCGCGCCAGGCCGGTGGACAGGTCGGCTCGGCCGGCGCCGGCATGGGTTCGCGCGGCCCCGGTGAGACGAAGATCGAGCTCGACCGCCGCCGCATCCACTCCCGCATGGCGAAGCTGCGCCGGCAGATCGCGGGCATGAAGCCGGCTCGTGAGGCGAAGCGCGCGAACCGCAAGCGCAACGCCGTGCCCTCGGTCGCCATCGCCGGCTACACGAACGCGGGAAAGTCGAGCCTGCTGAACCGGATGACCGGGGCAGGCCTGCTGGTCGAGAACGCGCTGTTCGCGACGCTCGACGCCACCGTCCGCCGCAACACGACGGCCGACGGCCGCGTCTACACGCTCGCCGACACGGTCGGCTTCGTGAGGAACCTGCCGCACCAGCTCGTGGAGGCGTTCCGCTCGACGCTCGAGGAGGTCGGCGAGTCCGACCTGATCGTGCACGTCGTCGACGGTGCGCATCCCGACCCTGCCGGCCAGATCGCGACGGTGCGCGACGTCATCGGCGAGGTCGGTGCGCGCGACATCCCCGAGCTCGTCGTGTTCAACAAGGCCGACCTGCTCACCGAGGAAGACCGTCTCGTGCTGCGCGGCCTCGAACCCGACGCGATGTTCGCCTCGGCTCGCACCGGCGAGGGCGTCGCCGAGGTCCTGGCCGCGATCGGGCGGATGATCCCCGACCCGGCCGTCGAGATCGACCTGCTCGTGCCGTACGACCGGGGCGATGTCGTGTCGGCGTTGCACGAGTCCGGTCGGGTGCTCTCGGTCGAGTACGTCGAGGACGGCACGCGCATCCGGGCGATGGCCTCGCCGGAGCAGGCGGCGCAACTCGCCGGGTTCGCGACGTCGCCGCAGTCTGCCGCGGTCGAGTCTGCCGCGGTCGAGTCCGCCGCGGTCGAGTCCGCCGCGGTCGAGTCGGCCTGA
- a CDS encoding alpha/beta fold hydrolase: protein MQLAVTESGRGPRTAVLIHGIMSDSRAWHRVTAELESHGFRVFAVDLAGHGRSPRARRYSPSAWADDVVETLEPLLGGAPDVVMGHSLGGLVASLVADRLAPRAAIYIDPAFAFPGGLRGLAFKLFFAIAPRPRRTALVKMNPKWHAEDVEIELATLRDWDKRTVLGFADTRPLVPPVRLVAPSLVLLAEKSLLITEQVANRMRRQGMTVQTVRGTGHTVFRDDHAGFMDAVLGWLRGLPAQAGHVGPRIGAPVGGS from the coding sequence ATGCAGCTCGCGGTGACCGAATCCGGGCGCGGTCCCCGTACGGCCGTCCTCATCCACGGCATCATGTCGGACTCGCGTGCCTGGCATCGCGTGACGGCCGAGCTCGAGTCGCACGGATTCCGGGTGTTCGCCGTCGACCTGGCCGGACACGGCCGCAGCCCCCGAGCCCGGCGGTACTCGCCGTCGGCCTGGGCCGACGACGTGGTCGAGACATTGGAGCCGCTCCTCGGCGGCGCCCCCGACGTCGTGATGGGCCACTCGCTCGGCGGACTGGTCGCGAGCCTCGTGGCCGACCGGCTCGCCCCGCGCGCGGCGATCTACATCGACCCGGCGTTCGCGTTTCCGGGCGGCCTGCGCGGACTCGCGTTCAAGCTCTTCTTCGCGATCGCACCGCGCCCGCGTCGGACGGCACTCGTGAAGATGAACCCCAAGTGGCACGCCGAGGACGTCGAGATCGAGCTCGCGACCCTGCGCGACTGGGACAAGCGCACGGTCCTCGGCTTCGCGGACACGCGCCCGCTCGTTCCTCCGGTGCGGCTGGTCGCGCCGAGCCTCGTGCTGCTCGCCGAGAAGAGCCTGCTCATCACCGAGCAGGTCGCGAACCGGATGCGTCGCCAGGGCATGACCGTGCAGACCGTGCGCGGCACCGGGCACACGGTGTTCCGCGACGACCACGCCGGGTTCATGGACGCCGTGCTGGGCTGGCTGCGGGGCCTTCCGGCGCAGGCCGGTCACGTCGGACCGCGGATCGGAGCGCCGGTCGGCGGCAGCTGA
- the lexA gene encoding transcriptional repressor LexA: protein MRSSPAPTADGRDEGLNVTTDIDRTPDAGTRRRKSLSPKQVAILEVIQRSVAGRGYPPSMREIGDAVGLSSLSSVTHQLNQLELAGYLRRDPNRPRALEVLIELPGGEARVPTIGTAAPVGDAAMVPLVGRIAAGVPITAEQQVEEVFPLPRQLVGKGELFILKVVGDSMIDAAICDGDWVVVRSQKTAENGEIVAAMLDGEATVKVFRQRDGHTWLLPRNSAFEPILGDAAEVLGKVVAVLRTV from the coding sequence ATGAGGTCGTCGCCGGCACCGACCGCCGACGGCCGTGACGAGGGGCTCAACGTGACCACCGACATCGACCGCACTCCCGATGCGGGCACCCGCCGGCGCAAGTCGCTGTCGCCGAAGCAGGTGGCGATCCTCGAGGTGATCCAGCGCTCGGTCGCCGGGCGCGGCTACCCGCCGAGCATGCGGGAGATCGGCGACGCGGTCGGGCTCTCGTCGCTGTCGAGCGTCACCCACCAGCTCAACCAGCTCGAGCTCGCCGGTTACCTCCGCCGTGACCCGAACCGGCCTCGCGCGCTCGAGGTGCTCATCGAGCTGCCGGGCGGTGAGGCGCGCGTGCCGACGATCGGGACCGCCGCGCCCGTCGGCGACGCCGCGATGGTCCCGCTCGTCGGCCGCATCGCCGCCGGCGTGCCGATCACGGCCGAGCAGCAGGTCGAGGAGGTCTTCCCCCTCCCCCGTCAACTCGTCGGCAAGGGCGAACTGTTCATCCTGAAGGTGGTCGGCGACTCGATGATCGACGCGGCCATCTGCGACGGCGACTGGGTCGTCGTCCGTTCGCAGAAGACGGCCGAGAACGGCGAGATCGTCGCGGCGATGCTCGACGGTGAGGCGACCGTCAAGGTCTTCCGCCAGCGCGACGGCCACACCTGGCTGCTGCCGCGGAACAGCGCGTTCGAGCCGATCCTCGGCGACGCCGCCGAGGTGCTCGGCAAGGTCGTCGCCGTGCTGCGCACGGTCTGA
- a CDS encoding methylenetetrahydrofolate reductase gives MAVSDLDGGIHRAAISFELLPPRSDAAALALGRTIDRLAEVEPAFVSVTYGAGGSTRDRSLTVLRYLLDHTAIEPMAHLTCVGSSYAEANQLVRRFLDAGITSFLALRGDPPIGSEASEAGLGDLRSAAELVQLIHRVQEEREPFGVSGIPGIPGASTIRERPRPERVAVAAFPTGHPRSRGIQHDVDVLLAKEAAGANLAITQLFWYADDYLTFVEHARRGGVTMPILPGIMPTTTPGRLKRLAELTGVEPPADLAISLEIEPDASAQMRIGVRFAVELAREVISGGAPGLHLYTFNRHDAVLDVIEQLAQSDHVSDPRPAGAVHERNSTQR, from the coding sequence ATGGCAGTGTCCGACCTCGACGGCGGCATCCATCGCGCGGCGATCTCGTTCGAGCTGCTCCCGCCGCGGTCCGACGCCGCCGCCCTCGCGCTCGGGCGCACCATCGACCGGCTCGCCGAGGTCGAGCCCGCCTTCGTCTCGGTGACCTACGGCGCCGGGGGCTCCACCCGCGACCGCTCGCTCACCGTGCTGCGGTATCTCCTGGACCACACCGCCATCGAGCCCATGGCGCACCTCACGTGCGTGGGCTCCTCGTACGCCGAGGCGAACCAGCTCGTACGCCGGTTCCTGGACGCCGGCATCACGAGCTTCCTGGCCCTGCGCGGCGATCCGCCGATCGGCAGTGAGGCGTCCGAGGCCGGGCTGGGCGACCTGCGCAGCGCCGCTGAGCTCGTGCAGCTCATCCATCGCGTGCAGGAGGAGCGCGAGCCGTTCGGCGTGTCGGGCATCCCCGGGATCCCCGGCGCGAGCACGATCCGCGAGCGCCCGCGACCGGAGCGCGTGGCCGTCGCCGCGTTCCCGACCGGGCATCCGCGCTCTCGCGGCATCCAGCACGATGTCGACGTGCTCCTCGCGAAGGAGGCCGCCGGCGCCAACCTCGCGATCACCCAGCTCTTCTGGTATGCCGACGATTACCTGACGTTCGTCGAGCACGCGCGCCGCGGCGGTGTCACCATGCCGATCCTGCCCGGGATCATGCCGACGACCACTCCCGGACGGCTGAAGCGACTCGCCGAACTGACCGGCGTCGAACCCCCGGCGGATCTCGCGATCTCCCTCGAGATCGAACCGGATGCCTCGGCGCAGATGCGGATCGGCGTCCGATTCGCGGTCGAACTCGCCCGTGAGGTGATCTCCGGCGGCGCCCCCGGCCTGCACCTGTACACCTTCAACCGTCACGACGCCGTGCTCGACGTGATCGAGCAGCTCGCCCAGTCCGACCATGTCTCCGACCCCCGGCCCGCTGGGGCCGTCCACGAAAGGAACTCGACGCAACGATGA
- the metE gene encoding 5-methyltetrahydropteroyltriglutamate--homocysteine S-methyltransferase, producing MTTSAFPKGTILGYPRIGRRRELKRAVEAFWAGSIDAAELEARAAELRAANRDRLAALGLGRDDSSIPESFSYYDQVLDAAIAVGAVPSRFARLVAEDGSVDLAGYFTIARGEGEDLPLEMTKWFDSNYHYLVPEIGPDTAFSAHGDRLVAEFAEARAAGYLTRPVLVGPVTFLALAKPADGAPAGFRPLDRLVDLLPVYGRLLAQLAEAGASWVQLDEPALVSESIDAPRDLVLESVGAAYDALGAAEQRPAIFVAAPYGGLDDALPALAATPVEAIGFDLVKGSVPSGLDPATAESLAGKALVAGVIDGHNIWRGDLAAAFDRVEALANLSGEVSVSTSTSLFHVPHDVADESKLDPRLVGWLAFADQKVGQVATLATGLVSGREAIGEALDAATASLADRAGAPGVRVPNVRERLAALRDGDFSRDDFDTRVAAQASLELPELPTTTIGSFPQTGDIRRARARLVKGELTHEEYVQAMREEIERVIRLQEELGLDVLVHGEPERNDMVQYFAELLEGFAVTEHGWVQSYGSRCTRPSILWGDVSRPEPMTVAWSTYAQSLTAKPVKGMLTGPVTILAWSFVRDDQPLGDTARQVALALRDEIADLEASGIRVIQVDEPALRELLPLKRADQPAYLDWSVGSFRLATAGAAAATQVHTHLCYSEFGVVIDAIRELDADVTSIEAARSRMEVVDDISASGFDHGIGPGVYDIHSPRVPSIDEVQGLLERAVAEIPASRLWVNPDCGLKTRGYEETVASLEHIIAATRAVREGASVGG from the coding sequence ATGACCACCTCAGCGTTCCCCAAGGGCACGATCCTCGGATACCCGCGCATCGGGCGCCGCCGCGAGCTCAAGCGCGCGGTCGAGGCGTTCTGGGCCGGCTCGATCGACGCCGCCGAGCTGGAGGCCCGCGCCGCCGAGCTGCGCGCCGCGAACCGCGACCGTCTCGCCGCGCTCGGCCTCGGCCGAGACGACTCGTCGATCCCCGAGTCGTTCTCGTACTACGACCAGGTGCTCGACGCCGCGATCGCGGTCGGCGCGGTGCCGTCGCGGTTCGCGCGGCTCGTCGCCGAGGACGGCTCGGTCGACCTCGCCGGCTACTTCACGATCGCGCGCGGCGAAGGCGAGGACCTGCCGCTCGAGATGACGAAGTGGTTCGACTCCAACTACCACTACCTCGTCCCCGAGATCGGGCCGGACACCGCGTTCAGCGCGCACGGCGATCGCCTCGTCGCGGAGTTCGCCGAGGCGAGGGCCGCGGGGTACCTGACGCGTCCGGTGCTCGTCGGCCCGGTCACGTTCCTGGCGCTCGCGAAGCCGGCCGACGGTGCGCCGGCCGGCTTCCGCCCGCTCGACCGGCTCGTCGACCTGCTCCCGGTGTACGGGCGATTGCTCGCGCAGCTCGCCGAAGCGGGGGCCTCGTGGGTCCAGCTCGACGAGCCCGCGCTCGTCAGCGAGAGCATCGACGCGCCGCGCGACCTGGTGCTCGAGTCGGTCGGGGCCGCGTACGACGCGCTCGGTGCCGCCGAGCAGCGCCCGGCGATCTTCGTCGCCGCGCCCTACGGCGGCCTCGACGACGCGCTGCCCGCGCTCGCCGCGACCCCGGTCGAAGCGATCGGCTTCGACCTGGTGAAGGGCTCGGTGCCGTCGGGCCTGGACCCGGCGACGGCCGAGTCGCTGGCGGGCAAGGCCCTGGTCGCCGGCGTGATCGACGGCCACAACATCTGGCGCGGCGACCTCGCGGCGGCATTCGACCGGGTCGAGGCCCTCGCGAACCTGTCCGGTGAGGTGTCGGTATCGACGTCGACGTCGCTCTTCCACGTGCCGCACGACGTCGCGGACGAGTCGAAGCTCGACCCGCGCCTGGTCGGCTGGCTCGCGTTCGCCGACCAGAAGGTCGGCCAGGTCGCCACGCTGGCGACGGGCCTGGTCTCGGGCCGTGAGGCGATCGGCGAGGCGCTGGATGCCGCAACCGCGTCCCTCGCCGACCGCGCCGGCGCCCCCGGGGTCCGCGTGCCGAACGTGCGCGAGCGGTTGGCCGCGCTGCGCGACGGCGACTTCAGCCGAGACGACTTCGACACGCGCGTCGCCGCTCAGGCTTCGCTCGAGCTGCCCGAGCTGCCGACCACCACGATCGGCTCGTTCCCGCAGACCGGCGACATCCGCCGCGCCCGTGCACGCCTGGTGAAGGGCGAACTGACGCACGAGGAGTACGTGCAGGCGATGCGCGAGGAGATCGAGCGGGTCATCCGACTGCAGGAGGAGCTCGGCCTCGACGTCCTCGTGCACGGCGAGCCCGAGCGCAACGACATGGTGCAGTACTTCGCCGAGCTGCTCGAGGGCTTCGCCGTCACCGAGCACGGCTGGGTGCAGTCCTACGGTTCGCGCTGCACGCGCCCCTCGATCCTCTGGGGCGACGTGTCGCGTCCGGAGCCGATGACGGTCGCCTGGTCGACCTACGCGCAGTCGCTCACCGCGAAGCCCGTCAAGGGCATGCTCACGGGACCGGTCACGATCCTGGCGTGGTCGTTCGTCCGCGACGACCAGCCGCTCGGCGACACGGCACGCCAGGTCGCCCTCGCCCTTCGCGACGAGATCGCAGACCTCGAGGCATCCGGCATCCGGGTGATCCAGGTCGATGAGCCGGCGCTGCGCGAACTGCTGCCGCTGAAGCGCGCCGACCAGCCCGCGTACCTCGACTGGTCGGTCGGCTCCTTCCGGCTCGCGACGGCGGGCGCCGCCGCCGCGACGCAGGTGCACACGCACCTGTGCTACTCGGAGTTCGGGGTCGTGATCGACGCGATCCGCGAGCTCGACGCGGATGTCACCTCGATCGAGGCGGCCCGCAGCCGCATGGAGGTCGTCGACGACATCTCGGCGAGCGGCTTCGACCACGGCATCGGCCCGGGCGTCTACGACATCCACTCCCCGCGAGTGCCCAGCATCGACGAGGTGCAGGGCCTGCTCGAGCGTGCCGTCGCCGAGATCCCGGCATCCCGTCTGTGGGTGAACCCCGACTGCGGCCTCAAGACGCGCGGATACGAGGAGACCGTCGCGTCGCTCGAGCACATCATCGCCGCGACGCGTGCGGTCCGCGAGGGCGCCTCGGTCGGCGGCTGA
- the hisH gene encoding imidazole glycerol phosphate synthase subunit HisH gives MTRARRVVVLDYGSGNIHSAAKALERAGAEVQVTADRTAVMEADGLFVPGVGAFRAVMEQLRAVRGDELIDRRLAGGRPVLGVCVGMQVFFERGVEFGVDTEGLGEWPGVVSALPAEVLPHMGWNTVEPGEGSALFAGIEHERFYFVHSYAAQEWTLDVSPPFPEPSVTWSEHGGRFLAAVENGPLSATQFHPEKSSDAGIRLLGNWIGTLRD, from the coding sequence GTGACGAGAGCTCGGCGCGTCGTGGTGCTCGACTACGGTTCGGGCAACATCCACTCCGCGGCGAAGGCGCTCGAGCGTGCCGGCGCGGAGGTGCAGGTGACGGCGGATCGCACCGCGGTCATGGAGGCGGACGGCCTCTTCGTGCCGGGCGTCGGCGCCTTCAGGGCCGTCATGGAGCAGCTGCGCGCGGTACGCGGTGACGAGCTCATCGACCGCCGGCTCGCGGGCGGGCGGCCCGTCCTGGGCGTCTGCGTCGGCATGCAGGTGTTCTTCGAGCGCGGCGTGGAGTTCGGCGTCGACACCGAGGGCCTCGGGGAATGGCCGGGCGTCGTCAGCGCCCTGCCCGCCGAGGTGCTGCCGCACATGGGGTGGAACACGGTCGAGCCGGGGGAAGGCAGCGCGCTGTTCGCCGGAATCGAGCACGAGCGCTTCTACTTCGTCCACTCGTACGCCGCGCAGGAGTGGACGCTCGATGTCTCGCCGCCGTTCCCGGAACCCAGCGTCACCTGGTCCGAGCACGGCGGCAGGTTCCTCGCCGCGGTCGAGAACGGCCCGCTGTCGGCGACCCAGTTCCATCCGGAGAAGTCGTCGGATGCTGGCATCCGTCTCCTCGGCAATTGGATCGGGACGCTCCGGGACTAG
- the hisB gene encoding imidazoleglycerol-phosphate dehydratase HisB, whose protein sequence is MTTPKPHRTARVQRETSESSIDLSIDLDGTGSSDLETGVPFYDHMLTAFAKHSLTDLTVRASGDIHIDVHHTVEDVGIALGTAIRQALGDKTGISRYGDALVPLDEALAQAVVDISGRPYLVHTGEPAGFEHHLIGGHFTGSMVRHVFEAITFNAALTVHVNVLGGRDPHHIAEAEFKAFARAFRQAKAYDPLVVGIPSTKGAL, encoded by the coding sequence ATGACCACTCCGAAGCCCCACCGCACCGCTCGCGTGCAGCGGGAGACGAGCGAGTCGAGCATCGACCTGTCGATCGACCTCGACGGCACCGGCAGCAGCGACCTCGAGACCGGCGTGCCGTTCTACGACCACATGCTCACCGCGTTCGCGAAGCACTCGCTCACCGACCTCACGGTGCGCGCCAGCGGTGACATCCACATCGACGTCCACCACACGGTGGAGGACGTCGGCATCGCCCTCGGCACGGCGATCCGCCAGGCGCTCGGCGACAAGACAGGCATCTCGCGGTACGGCGACGCACTCGTCCCGCTCGACGAAGCGCTCGCCCAGGCCGTCGTCGACATCTCGGGCCGCCCGTACCTCGTGCACACCGGCGAGCCCGCCGGCTTCGAGCACCACCTCATCGGCGGGCACTTCACCGGTTCGATGGTGCGACACGTATTCGAGGCGATCACGTTCAACGCCGCCCTCACGGTGCACGTCAACGTGCTCGGCGGCCGCGACCCGCACCACATCGCCGAGGCGGAGTTCAAGGCGTTCGCGCGCGCGTTCCGCCAGGCGAAGGCGTACGACCCGCTCGTGGTCGGCATCCCCTCGACGAAGGGCGCCCTGTGA
- a CDS encoding LysM peptidoglycan-binding domain-containing protein has translation MSIASAPTAFDGLAPTGTAPRTRLRLTRRGRLVFTTLGALPLVIWTLVSVLGSGPAAAGGASGGGALQTVTVGAGDTLWELAVMIAPDDDPREVIADILRINGLESPIVQPGQELALPAGR, from the coding sequence ATGAGCATCGCCAGCGCACCGACCGCATTCGACGGGCTCGCACCCACCGGAACGGCACCGCGGACGCGCCTGCGACTCACCCGTCGTGGGCGACTCGTGTTCACGACGCTCGGGGCGCTGCCGCTCGTGATCTGGACGCTCGTGTCGGTGCTCGGGTCGGGGCCCGCCGCCGCCGGGGGAGCATCCGGGGGCGGAGCGCTGCAGACCGTCACGGTCGGTGCCGGCGACACCCTCTGGGAACTCGCGGTCATGATCGCCCCCGACGACGACCCGCGCGAGGTCATCGCCGACATCCTCCGCATCAACGGACTCGAGTCGCCGATCGTGCAGCCGGGGCAGGAACTCGCGCTGCCTGCGGGGCGCTGA